In Thermus hydrothermalis, the DNA window TTTTTCATCCAAAACCCCCCTGCCGTGGGGGCGGGGAAGAGGAAGACCATGCCCTCGTCCTCCCCCAGGGACTTGCGGAACATGAGGCCCTGGGCTTGGCGCTCGGGGGTGTCGGCCACCTCCACCCTGAGGGTATAGCGCTTGCCGCCTCCTTCCACGTAAAGGGTGCTCTTGGGAAAGGAAAGCCCTTGGGCCAAGGCGAAGAGGCCGAGGAGGAAAAGGGCCAAGGGGCGCATGGACCCATTATGGCAGAAGGGGAAGGAGGTGGCGCTGGATCTCCCTTTGGAGGGCCTCTATGGGCTTGGTGGCGTCCAGGACCACGAAGCGTTCGGGCTCCGCCTCCGCCAGGCGCAGGTACCCCTCCCGTACCCGCCCGAAGAAGGAAAGCCCAAGCCCTTCCAGGCGGTCGGGGTCTTTCACCCGCTTGAGGGCCTCCTCGGGGGGGAGGTCCAGGAGGAAGGTGCGTTGGGGCCTAAGGCCTAGGGTGGCTTCCTTGGCCACCTCCAGGAGCCAAGGGAGGGGGAGCCCCCGGCCGAAGCCCTGGTAGGCCAGGCTGGAGTCCAGGTAGCGGTCGGATACCACCCAAAGCCCCTCCTCTAGCGCCGGCAGGATCACCTTGCGCACGTGCTCCGCCCGGTCGGCGCTGAAGAGAAGGTATTCCGCCTCCGGGGAAAGGGCTTTCCCGTGAAGGAGGAGCTCCCGCACCAGGGGAAGCCCTTCGCCAGGCTC includes these proteins:
- a CDS encoding DUF192 domain-containing protein — protein: MRPLALFLLGLFALAQGLSFPKSTLYVEGGGKRYTLRVEVADTPERQAQGLMFRKSLGEDEGMVFLFPAPTAGGFWMKNTLIPLSIAFFDRQGVILRILDMEPCKADPCPVYYPGVVYQGALEVNRGWFARRGLTPGARVGGEALKLWPR
- the tmk gene encoding dTMP kinase, which gives rise to MAGVFLTLEGLDGAGKSTQARLMAAFLEGKGLRVRLTREPGEGLPLVRELLLHGKALSPEAEYLLFSADRAEHVRKVILPALEEGLWVVSDRYLDSSLAYQGFGRGLPLPWLLEVAKEATLGLRPQRTFLLDLPPEEALKRVKDPDRLEGLGLSFFGRVREGYLRLAEAEPERFVVLDATKPIEALQREIQRHLLPLLP